GGTTGCCCAGGTCCAGCAGCGCCAGGTCGGTCACGCCGAAGCGGTTCTTCAGGTGCGCGCGGTCGGAGCTGAGGTCGAAGCCGGCCAGCGTCAGGCCGGGGCGCGCCAGCAAGGCGGCCAACACGGCCGGCATCGGCCCCTCGCCCAGCGGGAACAGCCAGGCATGATCGGCGCAAGCCAATTGCACCAGGTGCGGCCCGGTGGGCTGCTGCCCCTTGTGAAAGGTTGGCCGCGACTCGGTGTCGAAGCCCAGCACCGGCTCGGTGGCCAGGCGCTCGGCCGCGGCGGCCAGCGCCGCCTCGTCCTGCACCAGGGTGATCTGCGGCAGCGCCAGGCCGGCAAACAGCGGCAGCGCCTTGATTTCTTCGCGGGGGATATGGCGGGTGATCTTCATGGCCGACACGGTACCAAAAGCTGCCGGTCAGGAAAACCTCGGCGCGCCTGCGGCCAAGCTTATTCCGCCCCGCGCCTCAGGCCGGCCAGGTAATCGGCCACCTCCTGCTGCAGCCAGTCGGCAAAGATTTCCTGCTTGTAGCGCGAGCTTTCGCGCGGCGGCCACACCAGCCAGCACGGGTAGGGATACGGCGCCACGATGCCGGTAAGCTGCACCAGCCGGCCGGCCTCCAGGTCGCGCTGCACCAGGCTGCGCCGCTCCAGGGTGATGCCCTGCCCCTGGCGCACCATCTCCAGGATCAGGTTTGAATCGTTGATCCACAGCCAGGCCTCGCCAGGCTCCTCGATGCCGGCCAGCTGGCACCATGGCTGCCAGCTTTCCACCGAGCGGATCAGCGGCCCGGCCATCA
This Vogesella sp. LIG4 DNA region includes the following protein-coding sequences:
- a CDS encoding 3'-5' exonuclease, which encodes MKITRHIPREEIKALPLFAGLALPQITLVQDEAALAAAAERLATEPVLGFDTESRPTFHKGQQPTGPHLVQLACADHAWLFPLGEGPMPAVLAALLARPGLTLAGFDLSSDRAHLKNRFGVTDLALLDLGNRFQCEDKRLTIGAVQAVAQLFGQYFRKSKKVSTSNWSLRELSESQQLYAANDAWVAYRVWLALQG